A stretch of DNA from Calditerricola satsumensis:
GTCCTCGTGTTGGCCCTTGCCGGGGCGCTTGTTTTTCTCGCGCGCGGCCAGGGGGCGCCCTTTCTCCGCCCGGACGCCCCCTTCGTCGGGGCGACGGTGGTGCCCGATTTTTCCTTTGACCACATTGGCGGGCAGGAACACGCCAAGCGCGAGCTGAAGGAAGCCCTCGAGTTTCTGCGCCATCCCGAACAGGCGCAGCGCTACGGCATCCGGCCCATCAAGGGCATCTTGCTGTACGGCCCGCCGGGAACGGGGAAGACGCTCTTGGCCAAGGCGGCAGCCGCCTACACCGATTCCGTCTTCGTCGCCGCCTCGGGGTCCGATTTCATCCAGATGTACGTCGGCGTCGGCGCGCAGCGCGTGCGCGAACTCTTTCGCCAGGTGCGCGTGCTGGCCAAAACGCACAGGAAAACGAGCGGGATCATTTTTATCGACGAGATCGACGCCATCGGCGGCAAGCGCGAAGGCGGCCTCAACCGCGAATACGACCAGACGCTGAACCAGCTGCTCACCGAGATGGACGGGCTGAAGGCGGACGAAAACCCGCGCATCCTCGTCATCGCGGCGACCAACCGCCTCGATATGCTCGATCCGGCCCTTCTGCGACCGGGGCGGTTTGACCGGCACATCGCCGTGCCGCTGCCCGACCGCCGCGCGCGGGAGGCCATCCTGCGCCTCCATACGCGCAACAAGCCGCTGGCCGACGACGTCGACCTGGCCCAGCTGGCCAAGGACACCTTTGGCTTCTCCGGCGCGCAGCTGGAAAGCGTGGCCAATGAGGCGGCCATCTACGCCCTCCGCGAAGGCAGCGCCACCATCACCCGCGCCCATTTCGCCAAGGCCGTCGACAAGGTGATGATGGGCGAGGTGCTCGACCGCGAGGCCAGCCGCGAGGAGAAGGAACGCGTGGCCGTCCACGAGATGGGGCACGCCCTGGTGAGCGAGGCGCTGCGGCCGGGTTCCGTGGCCCAGGTGGCGCTGGCGCCGCGGGGCCAGGCCCTCGGGTACGTGCGCCAGACGCCGCCCGACGACCGGTACCTGTACACGCGGTCCCAGCTGGAGGCGCGCATCATGGTCGCCCTGGCCGGGGCGGTGGCCGAGGAGCTGGAATTCGGCGAGTTCAGCACCGGGGCGCGGGGCGACTTTGACCAGGTGCAGGAGATGGTGCGCCAGATCATCGATCACGGCTTGTCCGATCTGGGGCTCATCGATCGGGAAACGGCGGACAAGGCGGCCCTGCAGCGGGAGCACGAGGCCATCGTGCGCCGCCTGTGGGCCCGCACGCGCCAGCTGCTGGAAGAACGCCGCGACGCGCTGCGCCGGGGCGCCCAGATCTTGCTCGATGAGGAATGGCTGGACGGGGAGCGCTTGCGGACGCTCCTCCCTTCCCATTCGCCGCGCAACATGGTAAGCTAGTGGATACAATCCACGGTTTGCCGTGTTGCTTTTTTTGTGCGCACAAGACAAACGCTTCAGCACGCAGGAGGTTGGCGGAATGAGACTGGCCAAGCGGGTCCAAGCCCTCTCGCCGTCCCCAACGCTGGCCATTACGGCCAAGGCCAAGGAACTGCGCGCCCATGGCCACGACGTGATCGGCCTCGGCGCGGGGGAGCCGGACTTCAACACGCCGGAGCACATCATCGCCGCGGCGGAGCGGGCCATGCGCGCCGGGCACACCAAATACACGGCGGCGGCCGGCATTCCCGAATTGCGCAAGGCCATCGCCGAAAAGCTGCGCGCCGACAACGGCCTCACCTACACGCCGGACCAGGTGACGGTCACCGTCGGGGCCAAGCACGCCCTGTACAACATCTTCCAGGTGCTGGTCGACCCGGGCGACGAGGTGATTATCCCCACCCCCTACTGGGTCAGCTACCCGGAACAGGTGAAGCTGGCCGAAGGGGTGCCCGTGTTCGTGGAAGGGAAGGAGGAAAACGGCTTTAAAATCACGCCCGAACAGCTCGAGGCGGCCATCACCGACCGGACGCGGGCCGTGATCCTCAACTCGCCCTCCAACCCCACGGGCGCCGTGTACACGCGAGACGAGCTGGCCGCGCTGGCCGAGGTGTGCGTCCGCCGCGACATCTGGATCATCTCCGACGAGATCTATGAAAAGCTGATTTACGACGGCGAGCACGTCTCCATCGCTTCCCTCGGTCCCGAGGTGTACGCGCGGACGATCACCGTCAACGGCGTCTCCAAGCCCTACTCGATGACCGGCTGGCGCATCGGCTATGCCGCCGGGCCGCGCGAGGTGATCCGCGCGATGAACGACCTGTCGTCCCACAGCACCTCCAACCCGACCACGCCGGCCCAGTACGCCGCGCTGGAGGCGATCACCGGGCCACAGGACGCCCTCGAGGAGATGAAGCGCGCCTTCCGCCAGCGGCGCGACTGGCTCATCCCGGCCCTCAACGCGATCCCCGGCATCACCTGCCAGTGGCCGGCCGGCGCCTTCTACGCCTTCGCCAACGTGCGGGAGGCGTGCGAGGCGGGCGGCTTTGCCGACGCCGATGCGTGGGCCGAGGCGCTCCTCGAGGAGGAGAAGGTGGCCGTCGTGCCGGGCACGGGCTTCGGCTGCCCGCACCACATCCGCATCTCCTACGCCACCTCGCTGGAGGCGCTCCAGGAAGCCGTCGCGCGCATCCGGCGGTTTGTCGAGCGGCATTCCGGATGATCGCGCACCGGCTTGAGCGCCAGCAGCGGACAACCCGATGAGCCACCGGGCACCCCCTGGACGGGTGAGGCGCCCCGGTGGCTTTTGTTTTCGCGCGTCGGGCCGTCGTTTGACGCCCAAATTGGCGGTTCAGTATAATGGTTTACGGCTTTCGGGACACGCCTAAAGCGGAGGGAATGCAGGTGAAGGCAACCATCTCGCAGGTGAGCCGCCACGTCGGACAAGCCGTCACCATCGGGTGCTGGCTTTACAACAAGCGTTCCAGCGGCAAGATCCAGTTTTTGCAGCTGCGCGACGGAACCGGCGTCATCCAGGGCGTCCTGGTCAAAAACGAGGTTCCCGAAGCGGTGTGGGAGGCGGCCAACCGGCTAACCCAGGAAAGCTCCCTCTACGTAACGGGCACGGTGCGGGAGGATGCGCGCGCCCCGGGCGGATACGAGCTGGCCGTCCACGACATCCGCATCCTCCAGATCGCCGAACATCCGTACCCCATTGCCCTGAAGGAGCACGGCGTCGACTTCCTGCTGGACCACCGCCACCTGTGGATCCGCACGCCGCGTCAAACGGCCATCTTGCGCATCCGGGCCGAGGTGTTCCGCGCCGCCCAGGAATGGCTGAACGCGCACGGCTTTGTGCGCATGGACGCGCCGATTCTCACGCCCACCTCGGCCGAGGGCACAACGACGCTGTTCCACACCAAGTACTTTGACGAAGACGCGTACCTCTCGCAGAGCGGCCAGCTTTACGCCGAAGCGGGGGCCATGGCCCTGGGCCGCGTCTACACCCTCGGGCCCACGTTCCGCGCCGAGAAATCGAAGACCCGCCGCCACCTGATCGAATTCTGGATGCTGGAGCCGGAGGCGGCCTTCGTGGAACACGAGGAAAACCTGGAGATCCAGGAGCAGCTCGTGTCGCACATCGTGCAGTCGGTGCTGCAAAACTGCTCCCGGGAGCTGGCCACCCTGGGGCGGGACACGTCGAAGCTGGAGAAGGTCGTCCCGCCGTTCCCGCGCATGACGTACGATGAGGCCATCGCCTTCCTGCAAAAACAGGGCCACGCCATCGAATGGGGCGAGGACTTCGGCGCGCCGGAGGAGACGGCCCTCGCCGAAGCCCACGACAAGCCGGTGTTCATCACCCACTACCCGGCGAAGATCAAGGCCTTCTACATGCAGCCCGACCCGAACCGCCCCGAAGTGGTGCTGTGCGCCGACCTGATCGCCCCCGAGGGCTACGGCGAGATCATCGGCGGCAGCCAGCGCATCCACGATCCGGAGCTCCTGAAGCAGCGCTTTGCCGAACACGGCCTGTCGACGGAGGCCTACGGCTGGTACCTCGACCTGCGCCGCTACGGCAGCGTGCCCCATTCCGGGTTTGGCCTGGGCATGGAGCGGACCATCGCCTGGATCTGCGGCCTCGAACATGTGCGGGAGGCCATTCCGTTCCCGCGCATGCTGTATCGCCTGCATCCGTAAGCGGAAACCGCGAACCGACCGGAGGGGAGAGCTGTGGACGCGTGGGTCGCCCGCCTGTGGCAGGAGCCGGTCACCGTCCTGCCGCATGCGCTGCTCCGGTATTACCGCAAGCTGGGCATTCGCGACGACGAAATGATGTTTCTCATCCACCTGATCGCCTTCCGCACCGAAGGAAAGGCCTTTCCTTCGGTGCGCGAGCTGGAGGCGCGCATGTCGGCCGACGCCACGCAGATCTTGTCCATGGTCCAGCGCCTCGTCCAGCAGGGGGTGCTGGAGGTGGAACAGGGGACCGACGAGCAGGGGCTGCCCATGGAGCGCTTCGACCTCTCGCCGCTGTACCGCCGCCTGGCCGAGGTGTGGGCCAACGAGCAGCGGGAGGCCCTCCGCCTCCCGCAAAACGAGCCCACCGACCTCTACAGCCTGTTTGAGAAGGAGTTCGGCCGCCCCCTGTCGCCCCTCGAATGCGAGGCCATCACGCTGTGGCTGGAAGAGGACGGCTACAGCGAGGAGCTGGTGCGGGCCGCCTTGCGCGAGGCGGTGTACTGCGGAAAGCGCAACTTCCGCTACATCGACCGCATCCTCCTCGAGTGGCACAAAAACGGCATTCGCACGGCGGAGGAGGCCCGCGCTTACGCCCAGCGCTTCCGCGAACGAAAAGAGCCGCGGCCGCCGCTTCACACGCCGCCGCAGCGGGCAGACGACGAGGAGCCGTTCACGTTTTACAATTGGTTGGAGGAGGATCACGCCAACGCCACCTGACCCTGCGCCAGGTGGCGTTTTTGCGTTTACCCCACATACCGCCGCAGGATGCGGTCCACGGCAGCGCCGTAGGTCTCTCCGAACAGCACGAGGTGCGCCAGCAGGTAGTAGAGCTGGTACAGGGGACGTCGGTCCGGGTAGAGCGGGTCGATCGGGCGCACCCGCTGGTACGCGGCGGAAAACGCCGGGGGAAAGCCGCCGAAGAGCTCTGTCATCGCCAGGTCCAGCTCCGGGTCGCCGTAGAAGGAAGCCGGATCGATCAGATAGGGACGGGGCTGCCGGGCCTCGGCGGCGGCATCCGGCGCTGTCCCGCGTCCGACCATCCAGTTGCCGCCCCACAGGTCGCCGTGGAGCAGCGCGGGCTCGGGACGATGCGCCAGCCACTCCTCGAGGCGATCCAGCAGCTTGCGCAGGCGGGCGGCGCGCTCGGCGCCGAGAAGGCCCCGCCGGTCCGCTTGGGCCACGAGGGGGACCAGGCGCATGTCGCGGTAGTAGGTCGGCCAGTCCGGACGCCAGCCCGCGGGAAAGGGCAGCGGCCCGAGAAAGCTGTCCGCGTCCCATCCGTAGGCGGGGCCGCGCGCAAGGTGCTGACGCGCCAATCCCTCTCCCAGCGCCGCGGCCGCGCCGTCGTCGGCTCGTTCCCGCGCGATCCACTCGAGGAGCAGAAACGGCGGCGCGCCGCCCGCGCCATTGCCAACCGCAATGACGCCGGGCACGCCGACGCCGGTGTCGCGGTGGACGTCGGCCAGGCGCGCCAAGCCCTTTGCTTCGGCGGCAAAAAAGCCGGGTGGCGCGTCGGGCCGCCACTTGAGAAAGAAGGCTCGCCTTCCCGCTGTCACCTTTGCCGCGCGGCAGATGTCGCCGCCGCCGACGGGCATCGTGTGGACGTCGGCCGCCGCGGGGCCCACATGCTCCAAGAGGGCCTGCCGGACGGCATCGATCAACGCGGCAGGGATCGTCATCGCCGGCTCACCTCCGATCGTCCGCCGCGTCGTCTTCGCCGGCTTGACGCTTCTCGAGGTCGCGGCGGATGCGTTCGAGCAGGGCCGCACATCCGGCGCGGATCAGCTCGTACACCTCGTCGAAGTTCCCGGTGTAGTACGGATCGGGCACATCGGCCGTCGGAGCGTCCGGGACCAGTTCGAGGAGGCGAAACACCTGCGGGCGCTTCTTCCCGTCCGGACGATGGAGGCCGAGCATGCGCACCACTTCGCCCTGGTTTTCCGCGTCCATGGCCACGATGTAGTCGAAGCGTTCGGCGTCGACCGGCGCCACCTGGCGGGCGCGAATGCCGCGCCAGTCGATGCCCTTTTGCTCCAGGATGCGCCGCGTGCCTTCATGGGGCGGCTCACCCACATGCCAGTGGCCGGTGCCGGCCGAATCGACCTCCACCACGCCGTCGAGTCCCGCTTCCTTCACCATATGGCGGAACACCGCCTCGGCCATCGGCGAGCGGCAGATGTTGCCCAGGCAGACGAACAGCACGCGAATCACCCATCCATCCCTCCCGTGTGCAGAATCGCGCGCACCTGCCCGTTATTGTATCATGAGAAGAAAAGGAGGGTTTTCCATGCGCACCTTGCTCATCGTTGGCCTTCTTGTGGCCATGGCGGCCTTTGCCGTCTACCAAAGCGCCACCCAACCGGACAACCCGGCGGCGGGGACGCCTGCGCGCACGGCGCCCACAGCTGCCGCGGTCGACGAAAAGCCGGCCGTCGGCTTTCGCGCCCCGCCGTTCCGGCTTTCCACCCTGGAAGGCGGGGAAGCGGCCTTTCCAAACGGGGGCAAGCCGGCGGTCATCAATTTCTGGGCGTCGTGGTGCGGGCCGTGCCGGCTGGAGGCGCCGGATCTCGTGAGGCTCCACGATGCGTACAAGGATCGGGTGGAGTTTTACGCCGTCAACCTCACCGACACCGACAACCTGGAGGATGTGCGGCAATTTGTTCAGGAGTACCGCTTTTCCCTGCCGGTCCTGCTTGACGAGAAGGGTGCCGTCGCAAATCGCTATGCCGTGCGGGGCGTGCCCACCACGTTCTACATCAACCGGGACGGGGTCATCGTGGACGTCGTCGTCGGCGTCGTTCCCTACGCCGAGATGGAACGACGCGTCAAGAGAGCGCTCGGCGAGTAAAACGGCCTGACGCGTACAGGGTGAGAGGAAAACGGCGCGGAGACGAAAGCAGGCGAGGGGATGGCCGTGTTGGACGACACTGTATGGACGATCGGGCCCTTTCTGGTCCAAACCCGCTGGATCGCGCTTTTCGCCGGAGGGCTCGTGGGCTGGGCCCTGTACCGATGGGTGTATGCGCGGTTTCTGGGCATCACGCCCGATGCGCTGGGAGACCTGCTCATATCGACAGTGCTGGCGTACCTGCTCGCATGGAAGCTTTCCCCGGCCCTGTTTGACCCCGGCTTGTTGCGCACACCGGCCGCTCTCCTGATGACGTCTGGAGGCGACCGGGGTGGATGGGTCGGGGGAATCGCTGCCGCCCTTGTCGCGTGGCGCCAATGCCGGAAGCATCGCCTGCCCCTTTTGGCGGCCCTGTCCGCCGCGTTGTTTGTCGTCCTTCCCGCGCTTGCGCTGGCAAGTCTGCTGGTCGTTCGCTACGGCACGCCGACCACGCTCCCGTGGGGCATCGCCGTGGAAGGGGGACAGCTGGCCTACCATCCGGTGCACCTATACCGCGCCGCCGTATTCGGTGCCGCGTGGCTTCTCCTGCATTCCCGTCGCACGCACTTGCCCGCATGGCCGCCGGTGCGCGACGCGGTGCTCCTTGTGATCGCCGGATGGTTTGCCGTTTCCCTGGTGGAACCGATCGTGGCGCCCGTGTTTGGCCTCAGCCGCAGCCAGTGGACGCTTCTGGCCGCCGCGCTGGCCCTTGCGGCGGTCGACGCGTGGCACGGTCGAAAAACGCGGCGGCAAGCGCCGCGGCAGGAGCAGCGACCCACGGCAAAACAGGGCGAACAGGCACCGTAGCCCCTCCCCTTTGGCGCGGTTGCGAAGCCGAACCGTTTCCAGGCGGTTCGGCTTCGCACCGCTTTGGGCCACCGGGAGAACGGAAAAGGATCTTGCGCGTTCCAGGAAAACGCGGTACGATCGACACAAGAATGATCGAATTCGGAACATTCATTCCGAATTTCGGAACGCCCCGTTTCGGAACACCCGTGCCGCTGCGAGGGGAGGAAGGGGCATGGCGACAAAGGCTTCGGCCAAGAACGTCACGCTGGTGCGGGCGATGCGCGTGCTCGACCTGTTTCGGGAGCACGAGCGGCTTTCGCTACCGGAGATGGCGGCGCTGTCGGGGCTGCCCAAAACCACCGTCTTCCGCATGGCCGGCGCCCTGGAGGAGATGGGCTTTTTGTCCCGCGACGACCGAGGAACGTACCGATTGGGCCTGCGGTTTCTCGAGTTTGGCCAGCTGGTGACCGAGCGCCTCGACCTGCGCCGCGTAGCCCTCCCCGTCATGCAGGCGCTGCGCGACGAGGTGGGCGACGCGGTCAACCTGGTGGTGCGCGACGGAAGGGAGGCCATCTACATCGAGAAGGTGGAGGCGCTCGCCCCCGTGCGCGTCTACACCCGCATCGGTCGCCGCGCCCCGCTCTACGCCGGGGCCTGCCCGCGCGTGCTCTTGGCGTATCTCCCGGAGGACGAACAGGAACGCTACCTGCAGGAGGTGGCCCTGGTGCCCATCGGCGCCGGCACGATCACCGATCGCCAGCGCCTGCGCGCCGTGCTGCGGGAGGCACGGCAAAACGAATACACTGTCAGCCATTCTGAGCTGGAAACCGGCTCGGCGGCGGTGGCCGCCCCGGTGTTCGACCACACGGGCCAGGTGGTGGCCGGCCTCAGCGTGGCCGGCCCGGAAGCCCACTATGGGTCGGACCGGTTGCCCGACCTCATCGACAAGGTGAAACGCGCCGCCGCCGCCATCTCCCGCCGGCTCGGGTGGCGGGGCGGGTGAAAGGAGGAAACGACGGTGGCAACGCCACAAGAGGACAAGCCCCTCATCCTGCCCCTCGGCGACTCTGCCGCAATCATCCGTTTCGGCACGGCCATCGATCCCGTCGCCAACCGCCGCGCGATGGCCCTCG
This window harbors:
- a CDS encoding pyridoxal phosphate-dependent aminotransferase, coding for MRLAKRVQALSPSPTLAITAKAKELRAHGHDVIGLGAGEPDFNTPEHIIAAAERAMRAGHTKYTAAAGIPELRKAIAEKLRADNGLTYTPDQVTVTVGAKHALYNIFQVLVDPGDEVIIPTPYWVSYPEQVKLAEGVPVFVEGKEENGFKITPEQLEAAITDRTRAVILNSPSNPTGAVYTRDELAALAEVCVRRDIWIISDEIYEKLIYDGEHVSIASLGPEVYARTITVNGVSKPYSMTGWRIGYAAGPREVIRAMNDLSSHSTSNPTTPAQYAALEAITGPQDALEEMKRAFRQRRDWLIPALNAIPGITCQWPAGAFYAFANVREACEAGGFADADAWAEALLEEEKVAVVPGTGFGCPHHIRISYATSLEALQEAVARIRRFVERHSG
- a CDS encoding IclR family transcriptional regulator: MATKASAKNVTLVRAMRVLDLFREHERLSLPEMAALSGLPKTTVFRMAGALEEMGFLSRDDRGTYRLGLRFLEFGQLVTERLDLRRVALPVMQALRDEVGDAVNLVVRDGREAIYIEKVEALAPVRVYTRIGRRAPLYAGACPRVLLAYLPEDEQERYLQEVALVPIGAGTITDRQRLRAVLREARQNEYTVSHSELETGSAAVAAPVFDHTGQVVAGLSVAGPEAHYGSDRLPDLIDKVKRAAAAISRRLGWRGG
- the asnS gene encoding asparagine--tRNA ligase, translating into MQVKATISQVSRHVGQAVTIGCWLYNKRSSGKIQFLQLRDGTGVIQGVLVKNEVPEAVWEAANRLTQESSLYVTGTVREDARAPGGYELAVHDIRILQIAEHPYPIALKEHGVDFLLDHRHLWIRTPRQTAILRIRAEVFRAAQEWLNAHGFVRMDAPILTPTSAEGTTTLFHTKYFDEDAYLSQSGQLYAEAGAMALGRVYTLGPTFRAEKSKTRRHLIEFWMLEPEAAFVEHEENLEIQEQLVSHIVQSVLQNCSRELATLGRDTSKLEKVVPPFPRMTYDEAIAFLQKQGHAIEWGEDFGAPEETALAEAHDKPVFITHYPAKIKAFYMQPDPNRPEVVLCADLIAPEGYGEIIGGSQRIHDPELLKQRFAEHGLSTEAYGWYLDLRRYGSVPHSGFGLGMERTIAWICGLEHVREAIPFPRMLYRLHP
- a CDS encoding DnaD domain-containing protein, with product MDAWVARLWQEPVTVLPHALLRYYRKLGIRDDEMMFLIHLIAFRTEGKAFPSVRELEARMSADATQILSMVQRLVQQGVLEVEQGTDEQGLPMERFDLSPLYRRLAEVWANEQREALRLPQNEPTDLYSLFEKEFGRPLSPLECEAITLWLEEDGYSEELVRAALREAVYCGKRNFRYIDRILLEWHKNGIRTAEEARAYAQRFRERKEPRPPLHTPPQRADDEEPFTFYNWLEEDHANAT
- a CDS encoding fructosamine kinase family protein — encoded protein: MTIPAALIDAVRQALLEHVGPAAADVHTMPVGGGDICRAAKVTAGRRAFFLKWRPDAPPGFFAAEAKGLARLADVHRDTGVGVPGVIAVGNGAGGAPPFLLLEWIARERADDGAAAALGEGLARQHLARGPAYGWDADSFLGPLPFPAGWRPDWPTYYRDMRLVPLVAQADRRGLLGAERAARLRKLLDRLEEWLAHRPEPALLHGDLWGGNWMVGRGTAPDAAAEARQPRPYLIDPASFYGDPELDLAMTELFGGFPPAFSAAYQRVRPIDPLYPDRRPLYQLYYLLAHLVLFGETYGAAVDRILRRYVG
- a CDS encoding AAA family ATPase, whose product is MKKDVLIGAALGIVLFLAAIGANVLPLVLVLALAGALVFLARGQGAPFLRPDAPFVGATVVPDFSFDHIGGQEHAKRELKEALEFLRHPEQAQRYGIRPIKGILLYGPPGTGKTLLAKAAAAYTDSVFVAASGSDFIQMYVGVGAQRVRELFRQVRVLAKTHRKTSGIIFIDEIDAIGGKREGGLNREYDQTLNQLLTEMDGLKADENPRILVIAATNRLDMLDPALLRPGRFDRHIAVPLPDRRAREAILRLHTRNKPLADDVDLAQLAKDTFGFSGAQLESVANEAAIYALREGSATITRAHFAKAVDKVMMGEVLDREASREEKERVAVHEMGHALVSEALRPGSVAQVALAPRGQALGYVRQTPPDDRYLYTRSQLEARIMVALAGAVAEELEFGEFSTGARGDFDQVQEMVRQIIDHGLSDLGLIDRETADKAALQREHEAIVRRLWARTRQLLEERRDALRRGAQILLDEEWLDGERLRTLLPSHSPRNMVS
- a CDS encoding TlpA family protein disulfide reductase yields the protein MRTLLIVGLLVAMAAFAVYQSATQPDNPAAGTPARTAPTAAAVDEKPAVGFRAPPFRLSTLEGGEAAFPNGGKPAVINFWASWCGPCRLEAPDLVRLHDAYKDRVEFYAVNLTDTDNLEDVRQFVQEYRFSLPVLLDEKGAVANRYAVRGVPTTFYINRDGVIVDVVVGVVPYAEMERRVKRALGE
- a CDS encoding low molecular weight protein-tyrosine-phosphatase; amino-acid sequence: MIRVLFVCLGNICRSPMAEAVFRHMVKEAGLDGVVEVDSAGTGHWHVGEPPHEGTRRILEQKGIDWRGIRARQVAPVDAERFDYIVAMDAENQGEVVRMLGLHRPDGKKRPQVFRLLELVPDAPTADVPDPYYTGNFDEVYELIRAGCAALLERIRRDLEKRQAGEDDAADDRR